In Mesoplodon densirostris isolate mMesDen1 chromosome 5, mMesDen1 primary haplotype, whole genome shotgun sequence, a single window of DNA contains:
- the P2RY1 gene encoding P2Y purinoceptor 1: protein MTEVLWPAVPNGTDAAFLAGPGSPWGNSTVASTAAVAASPFKCALTKTGFQFYYLPAVYILVFIVGFLGNSVAIWMFVFHMKPWSGISVYMFNLALADFLYVLTLPALIFYYFNKTDWIFGDAMCKLQRFIFHVNLYGSILFLTCISAHRYSGVVYPLKSLGRLKKKNAVYISVLVWLIVVVGISPILFYSGTGIRKNKTITCYDTTSDEYLRSYFIYSMCTTVAMFCVPLVLILGCYGLIVRALIYKDLDNSPLRRKSIYLVIIVLTVFAVSYIPFHVMKTMNLRARLDFQTPEMCAFNDRVYATYQVTRGLASLNSCVDPILYFLAGDTFRRRLSRATRKASRRSEANLQSKSEDMTLNILSEFKQNGDTSL, encoded by the coding sequence ATGACCGAGGTGCTGTGGCCGGCGGTCCCCAATGGGACGGACGCTGCCTTCCTGGCCGGCCCGGGCTCGCCCTGGGGGAACAGCACAGTGGCCTCCACCGCCGCCGTCGCCGCCTCTCCGTTCAAATGCGCGCTGACCAAGACAGGCTTCCAGTTCTACTACCTGCCAGCTGTCTACATCTTGGTGTTCATTGTCGGCTTCCTGGGCAACAGCGTGGCCATCTGGATGTTCGTCTTCCACATGAAGCCGTGGAGCGGCATCTCCGTGTACATGTTCAACTTGGCCTTGGCGGACTTCTTGTACGTGCTGACTCTGCCGGCGCTCATCTTCTACTACTTCAATAAGACCGACTGGATCTTCGGGGATGCCATGTGCAAGCTGCAGAGGTTCATCTTCCATGTGAATCTCTATGGTAGCATCTTGTTCCTGACCTGCATCAGCGCGCACCGGTACAGCGGTGTGGTGTACCCGCTCAAGTCCCTGGGCAGGCTGAAGAAGAAGAATGCAGTCTATATCAGCGTGCTGGTGTGGCTCATCGTGGTGGTGGGGATCTCCCCCATTCTCTTCTATTCCGGCACCGGGATCCGGAAAAACAAAACCATCACCTGCTATGACACCACCTCAGACGAGTACCTGCGAAGTTATTTCATCTACAGCATGTGCACGACCGTGGCCATGTTCTGTGTCCCTTTGGTGCTGATTTTGGGCTGTTACGGATTAATTGTGAGAGCTTTGATTTACAAAGACCTGGACAATTCGCCTCTGAGGAGGAAATCCATTTACCTGGTGATTATTGTACTGACTGTTTTTGCTGTGTCTTACATCCCTTTCCATGTGATGAAAACAATGAATTTGAGGGCCCGGCTGGATTTTCAGACCCCAGAAATGTGTGCTTTCAATGACAGGGTTTATGCCACTTATCAGGTGACAAGAGGTCTAGCAAGTCTCAACAGTTGTGTGGACCCCATTCTCTATTTCTTGGCAGGAGATACTTTCAGAAGGAGACTCTCCCGAGCCAccaggaaagcttccagaagaagtGAGGCAAATTTGCAGTCCAAGAGTGAAGACATGACTCTCAATATTTTATCCGAGTTCAAGCAGAATGGAGATACAAGCTTGTGA